In Zhaonella formicivorans, one DNA window encodes the following:
- the dapB gene encoding 4-hydroxy-tetrahydrodipicolinate reductase: MKKTKVVVTGAYGRVGREVVRAVLNTDDLELAGAVDLRGQGLDVGLVAGLDLQGITITDDLEGILQTKHPEVLIDFTTAEAVLKNSVMAINYGVSPVIGTTGLTTDQLDELHILCEKKQIGAVIAPNFAIGAILMMRFAKEAAKYFPHVEIIELHHEQKLDAPSGTALGTAQAILEERGELKQGNPHELEKIVGARGAQVQGIHLHSVRLPGLVAHQEVLFGGLGQTLTIRHDSLSRESFIPGILLAVRKVRQLRQVIIGLDSLI; the protein is encoded by the coding sequence GTGAAGAAAACGAAAGTGGTAGTAACTGGAGCATACGGCAGAGTCGGAAGGGAGGTAGTGCGAGCAGTTTTAAACACAGATGATTTAGAATTAGCAGGGGCTGTGGATCTAAGAGGCCAAGGACTTGATGTTGGTTTAGTTGCTGGTCTGGATTTGCAAGGAATTACTATCACTGATGACCTGGAAGGCATACTGCAAACTAAGCATCCGGAAGTTTTAATAGATTTTACTACAGCTGAGGCTGTTCTGAAAAACAGCGTTATGGCTATCAATTACGGCGTATCGCCAGTAATAGGTACCACAGGTTTAACCACCGATCAGCTGGATGAACTTCATATCTTATGTGAAAAAAAACAAATCGGAGCTGTGATTGCTCCCAATTTTGCAATAGGCGCAATTTTAATGATGCGTTTTGCCAAAGAAGCAGCCAAATATTTCCCACATGTGGAAATCATTGAATTGCACCACGAACAAAAATTGGATGCTCCATCTGGAACTGCCCTGGGAACCGCGCAGGCAATTCTGGAAGAAAGAGGTGAGCTTAAACAGGGCAATCCACATGAGTTAGAAAAAATTGTTGGTGCCAGAGGCGCACAAGTACAAGGGATTCATTTACATAGTGTCCGGCTGCCAGGGCTGGTTGCTCATCAGGAAGTGCTTTTCGGGGGACTGGGACAGACTCTTACTATCCGACATGACTCACTTAGCAGAGAATCTTTTATACCTGGCATACTCTTGGCGGTCAGAAAAGTAAGGCAGCTCCGTCAGGTGATAATTGGTTTAGATAGTTTAATATAA
- a CDS encoding YlmC/YmxH family sporulation protein translates to MKLSELIGKDIINIADGARLGTVGDSDLVINIETGHVESIILPNNGGLFGFWRGSSQLVIPWQAVKKIGSEVIVVELEQNTVRMRHYLF, encoded by the coding sequence ATGAAGTTAAGTGAATTAATCGGCAAAGATATAATCAATATAGCCGACGGAGCTAGACTGGGGACCGTAGGAGATTCTGACTTAGTAATCAATATTGAAACAGGGCATGTGGAATCAATAATTCTCCCTAACAACGGCGGTTTGTTTGGATTTTGGCGCGGTAGTTCGCAACTGGTAATACCCTGGCAAGCAGTAAAAAAAATAGGCAGTGAAGTTATTGTCGTAGAATTAGAGCAGAATACGGTCCGCATGCGCCACTATTTGTTTTAA
- a CDS encoding D-alanyl-D-alanine carboxypeptidase family protein gives MIKILVTLHLAGLIFWASIFPGYAAELPLTAQAYVLMDAKTGTVLLAKNAEQKRPPASTTKIMTAILALEQGELNKEVCISHRAAAVGEASIYLEPGEKITVLNLVRGALIKSGNDATVALAEYLSGSEELFVVLMNRKAKLLGAFNSNFKNPNGLPAPEHYSTAYDLALMARYGLQSRVFQSIVSTKQITIPWYGKKWGRYLQNTNKLLWKYPGANGVKTGTTKEAGSCLVASAKRGGRQLIAVVLKSRDRFGDAATLLDYGFSSTTFENIAKGTEFGAIYVPNALNYRIPIVTAHTFAHALPKGSRLERVVILNKREYGTIKKGSPVGYLLVKSQGQELARIPLIAKDEAMPREQKIRKILHPFLN, from the coding sequence TTGATTAAAATTTTGGTAACGCTTCATTTAGCAGGCTTAATCTTTTGGGCAAGCATTTTTCCCGGTTACGCAGCGGAGTTGCCTCTTACTGCTCAGGCTTACGTGTTAATGGATGCAAAGACAGGAACGGTCCTGCTAGCGAAAAATGCAGAACAAAAAAGACCACCTGCTAGCACAACTAAAATTATGACAGCAATTTTAGCGTTAGAGCAAGGGGAGTTGAATAAAGAGGTCTGTATAAGCCATAGAGCGGCTGCAGTAGGTGAAGCTTCAATTTACCTTGAGCCTGGCGAAAAAATTACTGTATTAAACTTGGTTAGAGGGGCTTTAATAAAATCCGGGAATGATGCAACAGTTGCTTTAGCTGAATACTTAAGCGGCTCTGAAGAATTGTTCGTGGTTTTGATGAACCGAAAAGCTAAATTGCTTGGCGCTTTTAACTCTAATTTTAAAAACCCAAACGGCCTACCTGCTCCGGAGCACTATTCAACAGCTTACGATTTAGCGCTTATGGCCCGCTACGGGTTACAGTCCCGGGTATTTCAAAGCATTGTTAGTACTAAACAAATTACAATCCCCTGGTATGGGAAAAAATGGGGAAGATATTTGCAAAACACAAATAAGCTTCTGTGGAAATACCCGGGAGCAAATGGTGTTAAGACAGGGACTACCAAAGAAGCAGGTAGTTGTTTGGTTGCTTCGGCCAAAAGAGGTGGCCGGCAGCTAATTGCAGTTGTGCTAAAAAGCAGGGACCGGTTCGGGGACGCAGCAACGCTTTTGGACTATGGTTTCTCTTCCACAACTTTTGAAAACATCGCTAAAGGGACAGAATTTGGAGCAATATATGTGCCAAATGCTCTTAACTATAGGATCCCAATAGTAACAGCGCACACTTTTGCTCATGCTTTGCCGAAAGGTTCGCGGCTAGAGCGGGTAGTTATTTTAAACAAAAGAGAATACGGCACAATAAAAAAAGGCTCCCCGGTTGGTTATTTGCTAGTCAAGTCCCAAGGTCAAGAATTGGCCAGAATTCCTCTTATAGCCAAAGATGAGGCAATGCCGAGAGAACAAAAAATTAGAAAAATCTTGCATCCCTTCTTAAATTAA
- the dpsA gene encoding dipicolinate synthase subunit DpsA, with protein MSEDLAGITLAVIGGDDRELVLVSELIKRGAQVKVVGFPPHPELNGARIVSSLLMALDGVDAVILPMPGTDANGVVRAIYAQEQLILNEGILSRLQPGTPLFIGVAKPYLRELIKKHSLRLIEIAELDDVAILNSIPTAEGAIQIAMEELPITIHGSKALVVGFGRCGITLARTLKALGSDVFVAARKPADLARCVESGYKPVKYSELPKVLPEIQVIFNTVPHLVLDSSRIALLGKECLIVDIAAAPGGTDFPAAQKAGIKAILAPGLPGKVAPKTAGKILADVYPGLILQELHRDRK; from the coding sequence ATGAGTGAGGATTTAGCTGGCATTACTCTTGCAGTAATTGGAGGTGATGATCGGGAATTAGTGTTGGTTTCCGAATTAATCAAGCGTGGCGCACAAGTTAAAGTTGTCGGTTTTCCACCGCATCCGGAATTAAACGGAGCCAGAATAGTGAGCAGTTTGCTCATGGCATTGGACGGTGTTGACGCCGTAATCTTGCCAATGCCTGGAACTGATGCCAACGGGGTAGTAAGGGCAATTTATGCTCAGGAGCAGTTGATTTTAAATGAGGGTATTTTGAGCAGACTGCAACCAGGTACTCCGCTTTTCATCGGAGTTGCTAAACCTTACTTACGGGAACTAATTAAAAAACATAGCTTGCGTCTAATTGAAATTGCCGAACTGGATGATGTAGCAATCCTGAATTCTATACCTACGGCTGAAGGCGCTATTCAAATTGCTATGGAAGAGCTTCCCATAACCATTCATGGAAGCAAAGCATTGGTTGTTGGCTTTGGACGCTGCGGGATTACATTGGCCAGGACATTAAAGGCTTTGGGTAGTGACGTATTTGTGGCTGCAAGAAAACCTGCCGACTTGGCCAGATGTGTGGAAAGTGGATATAAGCCGGTCAAATATTCCGAACTTCCCAAAGTTCTCCCCGAAATCCAAGTAATCTTTAATACAGTGCCACATCTTGTTTTAGACAGCTCTCGTATTGCCCTGCTGGGCAAAGAGTGCTTAATTGTGGATATAGCAGCCGCACCGGGGGGGACAGATTTTCCGGCAGCGCAAAAAGCAGGGATTAAGGCAATTTTAGCTCCCGGATTACCGGGAAAAGTAGCGCCTAAAACTGCAGGTAAAATACTGGCTGATGTTTACCCGGGACTAATCCTCCAAGAACTCCACAGGGACAGAAAATAG
- a CDS encoding aspartyl-phosphate phosphatase Spo0E family protein, with amino-acid sequence MDRLLELAEKIENLRRQIHNLVRDPNEAPDPAIIKLNQDLDCLIVEYTRLTKEAPGS; translated from the coding sequence ATGGACCGGTTGTTAGAGCTGGCAGAAAAAATTGAAAATTTGCGCCGCCAAATACATAACTTGGTCAGGGATCCTAACGAAGCACCTGATCCAGCAATCATCAAGCTTAACCAGGACCTAGACTGTTTAATTGTAGAATATACCAGGCTAACCAAGGAGGCTCCGGGTAGTTAA
- a CDS encoding aspartate-semialdehyde dehydrogenase translates to MKQYNVAIVGTGAVGQTLLEVLAERNFPIKDLKLLATQRSAGKKVSFAGKEYTIAETTEDAFQGVDLALFAGGAASKKFAHAAVERGAVVIDNSSTFRLDPEVPLVVPEVNPEDVKWHKGIIANPNCSTIQMVVALKPLHDAAKIKRIIVSTYQAVSGAGQEAMDELVVQTKQFLNSEKIEPVVFPYQIAYNLIPQIDVFLENDYTKEEMKMVNETRKMFHDQEIAISATTVRVPIMRSHSEAINIETERKLSAAEAREILRHAPGVVVHDNPAEKIYPMPIFSSNRDEVFVGRIREDISCSNGLCLFVVADQLRKGAATNAVQIAELLIKYELI, encoded by the coding sequence ATGAAACAATATAATGTTGCTATTGTCGGTACTGGCGCTGTCGGTCAAACATTACTTGAAGTATTAGCAGAAAGAAACTTTCCTATCAAGGATTTAAAATTGCTGGCCACACAAAGATCTGCTGGCAAGAAAGTGAGCTTTGCTGGCAAGGAATATACAATTGCTGAAACCACGGAAGATGCTTTTCAAGGGGTTGATCTGGCCCTTTTTGCCGGAGGAGCAGCCAGCAAAAAGTTTGCACACGCAGCTGTAGAGCGGGGCGCCGTAGTAATTGATAACAGTAGCACATTTCGTTTAGATCCCGAAGTGCCATTGGTTGTTCCGGAAGTCAACCCGGAAGATGTAAAGTGGCACAAAGGTATCATTGCTAATCCCAACTGCTCTACAATTCAGATGGTGGTGGCTTTAAAGCCGCTGCATGATGCAGCCAAAATTAAAAGAATAATTGTATCTACTTACCAGGCTGTTTCCGGGGCAGGACAAGAAGCTATGGATGAATTAGTGGTACAGACTAAGCAGTTTTTAAATTCTGAAAAAATTGAGCCGGTAGTGTTCCCCTACCAGATTGCTTACAACCTGATACCGCAGATAGACGTATTTTTGGAAAACGATTATACCAAAGAAGAAATGAAAATGGTCAATGAAACCAGAAAAATGTTTCATGATCAGGAGATAGCCATTTCAGCTACTACTGTTAGGGTGCCGATTATGCGCAGCCATTCCGAAGCTATCAATATTGAGACAGAACGAAAATTATCTGCTGCTGAGGCCAGGGAAATTTTACGCCATGCTCCTGGGGTGGTTGTACATGATAATCCTGCTGAGAAAATTTATCCCATGCCAATTTTTTCTTCAAACCGGGATGAAGTTTTTGTAGGAAGAATCAGGGAAGATATATCCTGTTCCAACGGTCTATGTTTGTTTGTTGTGGCTGATCAACTGCGCAAAGGCGCCGCAACCAACGCTGTACAGATTGCGGAATTGTTAATCAAATACGAATTAATTTAA
- the rpsO gene encoding 30S ribosomal protein S15, with amino-acid sequence MSAFAAKKQEIIEKFKLHETDTGSPEVQIAILTERINHLTEHLKVHKKDFHSRRGLLKMVGQRRGLLNYLKDNHFERYRRIVDQLGLRR; translated from the coding sequence ATGTCTGCGTTTGCTGCTAAGAAACAGGAAATCATAGAAAAATTCAAACTGCATGAAACAGATACCGGATCTCCAGAAGTGCAGATCGCGATTTTGACAGAGAGGATCAACCATTTGACTGAACACCTCAAGGTTCACAAAAAAGATTTTCATTCCCGCAGAGGTTTGTTAAAAATGGTCGGCCAAAGAAGGGGATTGTTAAATTACCTCAAGGATAACCATTTTGAGAGGTACCGGCGGATAGTAGACCAGTTAGGATTGAGAAGGTAG
- the dut gene encoding dUTP diphosphatase yields the protein MEFKLKIKKMSPLVGQKVPLPSYATPGSAGLDLRACLEHPLTLYPGAIAKVPTGLAIEMPSKFMVGLVCARSGLASKHGINLINGVGIIDSDYTGEIICPVYNSGTEAYTIKPGERIAQILFLPLAVAQIKVVEELHHTDRGAKGFGSTGTN from the coding sequence TTGGAATTTAAATTAAAAATAAAAAAAATGTCTCCGCTCGTGGGTCAAAAGGTGCCATTGCCTAGCTATGCAACTCCCGGCTCGGCGGGACTGGACCTCCGTGCTTGCCTGGAACATCCCTTGACGCTCTATCCCGGGGCAATCGCAAAGGTCCCTACTGGGTTAGCGATTGAGATGCCTTCAAAGTTTATGGTTGGTTTGGTCTGTGCAAGGAGTGGTTTAGCCAGCAAACATGGCATAAATTTGATTAATGGCGTAGGAATAATTGATAGTGATTATACAGGAGAAATAATTTGTCCGGTATACAATTCGGGTACAGAAGCCTACACAATAAAACCGGGCGAGAGAATTGCCCAAATACTATTTTTGCCGTTAGCCGTTGCTCAAATTAAAGTTGTAGAGGAGTTGCATCACACAGATAGGGGAGCAAAAGGCTTTGGCTCAACAGGTACAAATTAA
- a CDS encoding M16 family metallopeptidase gives MWKKDTLDNGVRVVTEEVPYAHSAVIGIWVRTGSRNEDETNHGISHFIEHLLFKGTSKRTAKQIAEELETVGGSLNAFTTKEYTCYYAKVLAEHLDLAIDLLSDMFFNSTFLEEDIEKEKNVVLEEIKMYEDSPDELIHDLFAQTVWQNHPLGRTILGTTSSISNLTRPKIIDYYLQKYNPHNVVVAVAGKIKHEEVVDKLQGFFANWYKKVGDSKQHGPVPQSAVVLNPKDTEQVQICLGAPGLPQGDENSYALIVLNNILGGGLSSRLFQEIREERGLAYSIYSYHTAYFDSGLFTIYAGTSPNKVREVIELTLKEIAKLKKNGITAEELHRTKEQIKGNLLLSMESVSNRMSRLGRTELCYGRIISAEEIVQKTGEVTAELVYDLCNMLFKAEKFSLTAIGPFQENFDFYHILEQIGI, from the coding sequence ATGTGGAAAAAAGATACCTTGGATAATGGCGTAAGAGTAGTTACTGAAGAAGTTCCTTATGCACATTCTGCTGTAATAGGCATATGGGTAAGAACCGGTTCCCGCAACGAAGATGAAACTAACCACGGCATTTCCCACTTCATTGAGCATTTGCTTTTTAAAGGAACCAGCAAACGCACCGCAAAACAAATCGCTGAAGAGTTGGAAACTGTTGGTGGGTCACTGAACGCATTTACAACTAAAGAATATACCTGCTATTACGCTAAAGTACTGGCTGAACACCTTGATTTAGCCATAGATCTGTTAAGCGACATGTTTTTTAATTCTACCTTTTTAGAGGAAGACATCGAAAAAGAGAAAAATGTTGTATTAGAAGAAATAAAGATGTATGAAGACTCACCTGATGAGTTAATTCATGATCTCTTTGCTCAGACAGTATGGCAAAACCATCCGCTGGGAAGGACCATTCTGGGAACAACAAGCTCAATTAGCAACTTAACGCGTCCCAAAATCATAGATTATTATTTGCAAAAATATAACCCACATAATGTAGTAGTTGCTGTAGCGGGCAAAATTAAGCACGAAGAAGTTGTAGACAAGCTTCAAGGTTTTTTTGCTAATTGGTATAAAAAAGTTGGAGATTCAAAACAACATGGACCGGTACCACAATCAGCAGTTGTCCTTAATCCGAAAGATACTGAACAGGTACAAATCTGTTTGGGGGCGCCAGGCTTGCCGCAGGGTGATGAAAATTCCTATGCTTTAATCGTGCTAAACAACATTCTCGGAGGAGGGTTAAGCTCAAGGCTTTTCCAGGAAATACGGGAAGAACGGGGGTTGGCTTATTCCATTTACTCCTATCATACGGCATACTTTGACAGCGGTCTTTTTACCATTTATGCGGGGACTAGTCCCAATAAAGTAAGGGAAGTTATTGAACTTACACTGAAAGAAATAGCAAAACTGAAAAAAAACGGGATAACTGCCGAGGAACTGCATAGAACTAAAGAGCAAATAAAAGGCAACTTGCTTTTGAGCATGGAAAGTGTTTCCAACCGCATGAGCAGACTCGGTAGGACTGAATTGTGCTACGGGAGAATAATTTCTGCAGAAGAAATTGTTCAAAAAACCGGCGAAGTCACCGCCGAGCTAGTTTATGATCTCTGCAACATGCTTTTTAAAGCTGAAAAATTTTCTCTTACTGCTATAGGCCCCTTTCAGGAAAATTTTGACTTCTACCATATATTAGAACAAATTGGTATATGA
- a CDS encoding dipicolinate synthase subunit B → MRLVNKKIGFAVTGSHCTLEKILSEVKRLVEEGAEVTPILSENVQQTDTRFGEARLWTEKLVEITKKEPITSITEAEPIGPKGLLDVVLIAPCTGNTLAKLANGITDGTVLMAAKAHLRNQRPVVLAVSTNDGLGFNAKNIGLLLNSKNIYFVPFGQDDPVKKPGSLVAKMDKILDTVEGALAGKQIQPLLYGWEKS, encoded by the coding sequence ATGCGACTGGTGAACAAAAAGATAGGTTTTGCAGTAACAGGTTCTCACTGTACTTTGGAAAAAATATTGTCTGAAGTTAAACGTTTAGTTGAAGAAGGAGCGGAAGTTACGCCAATTTTATCTGAAAATGTGCAGCAAACAGATACCAGGTTTGGCGAGGCAAGGCTTTGGACTGAAAAGTTGGTTGAAATAACTAAAAAAGAACCAATTACAAGCATTACGGAGGCAGAGCCAATAGGCCCTAAGGGCCTATTGGATGTGGTGCTGATAGCTCCCTGTACGGGAAACACTCTAGCAAAATTAGCAAACGGAATAACTGACGGTACAGTTTTAATGGCTGCTAAAGCTCATCTGCGTAACCAGCGCCCTGTCGTTTTGGCAGTTTCCACAAATGACGGGTTAGGCTTTAATGCTAAAAATATTGGCTTACTGTTAAACAGCAAAAATATTTACTTTGTTCCTTTTGGACAGGATGATCCTGTCAAAAAACCAGGTTCCCTGGTAGCTAAAATGGATAAAATCCTTGATACTGTAGAAGGAGCTTTAGCAGGCAAGCAAATTCAACCCCTGTTATATGGCTGGGAGAAAAGCTAA
- a CDS encoding polyribonucleotide nucleotidyltransferase, protein MHPYGTVLRKTLLLQGRELVLETGRLARQASGSVLVRYGDTMVLATATASAEPREGIDFFPLTVDYEERLYAVGKIPGGFIKREGRPSEKAILSGRLIDRPIRPLFPKNYRNDVQIITTVLSVDQDNPPDVAAMIGASAALTISQIPFLGPIGAVRVGLVDGQLIINPTLVQAEKSRLNLVVAGTKEAIMMVEAGAHEVPEETLLEAIMKGHQEIIQIVEFIENFRQEAVELGLAKEKTEVSEEIINPDIEQKIKEYITAPLDKTIRLCAGERKRKQEREEIMDNLKKDLFEHFFAEHPLILEEYPESEKWFKNLLAKTEKELVRNLILKEQIRVDGRGLEEVRPISCEVGLLPRTHGSGLFTRGETQVLTVTTLGPVGDEQILDGLGVEESKRYMHHYNFPPYSVGEARPLRSPGRREIGHGALAERALEPMLPSEEDFPYTIRLVSEVIGSNGSTSMGSVCGSTLSLMDAGVPIKAPVAGVAMGLVKEEDNVVVLTDIQGVEDALGDMDFKVAGTKDGVTALQMDIKISGINREILQRALEQAKRGRLHILEKMLEAIQEPRPVISPYAPRIIRTTVDPEKIRDIIGPGGKIIKKIIEETGVEIDIEDDGRVYIAASDGEAGEKAIRIIEAITKEVEVGKVYVGKVTRTTDFGAFVEIIPGVLGMPGKEGLVHISQLAEERVAKVEDVVKEGDDILVKATGFDQQGRLKLSRKEALKGNKS, encoded by the coding sequence ATGCACCCATATGGAACGGTTTTGCGGAAAACATTGCTGCTGCAAGGTAGGGAATTGGTATTAGAAACAGGAAGGCTGGCACGGCAAGCGAGCGGATCAGTTTTGGTTCGTTACGGCGATACAATGGTACTGGCTACTGCAACTGCTTCTGCAGAGCCCAGAGAGGGTATAGACTTTTTCCCACTAACCGTGGATTATGAAGAACGGCTTTATGCTGTAGGTAAAATTCCCGGCGGGTTTATCAAAAGAGAAGGAAGGCCCAGTGAAAAAGCCATTCTTTCCGGTAGACTCATTGATAGGCCTATTAGACCGCTTTTCCCCAAAAACTATCGCAACGATGTTCAAATCATAACTACAGTGCTTTCTGTTGATCAGGATAATCCACCCGACGTAGCGGCTATGATCGGAGCTTCGGCTGCATTGACAATTTCCCAAATTCCATTTCTTGGCCCAATTGGAGCAGTAAGGGTAGGCTTGGTGGATGGTCAACTGATTATTAACCCAACTCTTGTGCAAGCTGAAAAGAGCAGGTTAAATTTAGTAGTAGCCGGCACTAAAGAGGCAATTATGATGGTTGAAGCTGGAGCCCATGAGGTGCCTGAAGAAACTCTACTGGAAGCAATTATGAAAGGACATCAAGAGATTATTCAAATCGTGGAATTTATTGAAAACTTCAGGCAGGAAGCAGTAGAGTTGGGATTAGCTAAAGAAAAAACTGAAGTATCGGAAGAGATTATTAACCCGGATATTGAACAAAAAATAAAAGAATATATAACTGCTCCGCTGGACAAAACTATCAGGCTCTGCGCTGGCGAACGGAAACGCAAACAAGAGCGGGAAGAAATTATGGATAACCTAAAAAAAGATTTGTTTGAACATTTTTTTGCAGAACACCCCTTGATTCTGGAAGAATATCCGGAGAGCGAAAAATGGTTTAAGAACTTATTGGCAAAGACAGAAAAGGAGTTAGTAAGAAATTTAATTCTTAAAGAACAAATACGGGTAGATGGAAGAGGTTTGGAGGAAGTGCGCCCGATAAGCTGTGAAGTGGGCCTCTTACCTAGAACCCACGGTTCCGGTTTGTTTACCAGGGGTGAAACCCAAGTATTAACGGTTACAACCCTTGGGCCTGTAGGGGATGAGCAGATACTTGACGGTTTAGGTGTTGAAGAGTCTAAACGGTATATGCACCATTACAATTTTCCACCATACAGCGTTGGAGAGGCCAGGCCGCTGCGCAGTCCGGGAAGGCGTGAAATCGGACATGGCGCTTTGGCTGAAAGAGCTTTGGAACCCATGTTGCCTTCGGAAGAAGATTTCCCCTATACAATCCGGCTGGTTTCCGAAGTGATTGGTTCTAACGGTTCTACTTCCATGGGGAGTGTTTGCGGCAGTACTTTGTCGTTAATGGATGCTGGCGTGCCTATCAAAGCGCCTGTGGCCGGGGTTGCTATGGGTTTGGTGAAAGAAGAAGACAATGTAGTTGTGCTTACGGATATTCAAGGTGTTGAAGATGCTCTAGGAGATATGGATTTTAAAGTGGCAGGCACCAAAGATGGCGTTACTGCTTTGCAAATGGATATTAAGATTTCTGGGATTAACCGGGAGATACTGCAGAGAGCACTTGAACAGGCCAAAAGAGGACGTTTGCATATTCTGGAAAAGATGCTGGAGGCTATACAGGAGCCCCGTCCGGTTATTTCTCCGTATGCTCCCCGCATTATAAGAACAACTGTCGATCCTGAAAAAATCCGCGATATCATTGGACCCGGTGGTAAAATTATCAAAAAGATTATTGAAGAGACAGGAGTAGAAATCGATATTGAAGATGACGGAAGGGTATATATAGCAGCGAGTGACGGAGAAGCGGGAGAAAAAGCTATCAGGATTATTGAAGCGATAACCAAGGAAGTGGAAGTAGGAAAAGTTTATGTGGGTAAAGTGACCAGGACTACTGATTTTGGTGCTTTTGTAGAAATTATACCCGGGGTTTTAGGGATGCCAGGTAAAGAAGGTCTGGTCCATATTTCCCAGTTAGCTGAAGAACGGGTGGCCAAAGTGGAAGATGTGGTTAAAGAAGGGGATGACATTCTGGTCAAAGCAACCGGTTTTGATCAGCAAGGCAGGTTGAAGCTTTCCAGAAAGGAAGCCTTAAAAGGAAATAAAAGCTAA
- a CDS encoding polysaccharide deacetylase family protein produces MRIFYWSKKQLVKWLLVLFTAVVFGMVGHDFWRSDLVVTTTKAQPIYQGDNSAQKMALTFNVDWGEEHLPIIMDILKKYEVKSTFFITGRFAVKFPELVKQIAEQGHELGNHGYSHPHPDRISKRENQDEIKKTEEAILKASGQQTVLFAPPYGEHQPHVVEAAENVGYKTIMWTIDTIDWDKSKSPEQIYQKVIKSAQNGAIVLMHPTDRTALALETMLKTLQEQGYELTTVSDVLPK; encoded by the coding sequence ATGCGCATTTTTTATTGGAGTAAAAAACAGTTAGTGAAATGGCTTTTAGTTCTTTTTACGGCTGTAGTTTTTGGCATGGTTGGGCATGATTTTTGGCGGAGCGATTTAGTGGTAACCACAACGAAGGCACAGCCTATTTATCAGGGAGATAACAGCGCTCAGAAAATGGCATTGACTTTTAATGTTGATTGGGGCGAAGAACATCTACCCATAATCATGGATATTCTAAAAAAATATGAGGTTAAATCAACTTTTTTTATCACCGGGCGGTTTGCTGTAAAATTTCCCGAACTGGTGAAGCAAATAGCAGAACAAGGCCATGAGCTTGGCAACCACGGCTATTCCCATCCTCATCCGGACAGGATCAGCAAACGGGAGAACCAGGATGAAATCAAAAAGACTGAGGAAGCCATTTTAAAAGCCTCTGGCCAACAAACGGTTCTTTTTGCACCGCCCTATGGAGAGCACCAGCCCCATGTAGTTGAAGCAGCTGAAAATGTTGGATATAAAACTATCATGTGGACAATTGACACTATCGACTGGGATAAGTCTAAAAGTCCGGAACAAATTTACCAAAAGGTAATCAAAAGTGCACAAAACGGAGCCATAGTTCTAATGCATCCAACCGATCGTACAGCTTTAGCTTTGGAAACAATGCTAAAGACGCTTCAAGAACAAGGTTATGAGTTAACTACAGTTTCTGATGTGCTGCCAAAATAA